Below is a window of Thermoanaerobaculum aquaticum DNA.
GCAGCACCTTCCACAGGCGGGCTTCGTGAGCGGTGGCGAAGGGGGGACGGTCCACCTGGCTTACCGGCACCCCCAGCTGCGAGCTCAAGGCCGATGCGGCCCGCAGGTGGCCGTACCCCATATCCACCGCCGCCAGCAACACGTCCCCGGCAGGATTTGGATCGCTCCCCATGGGTTGGTAAGGCTAACACAGCCCTGCCTTAACGCTTCCTTAAAGCCGGCTTCACCGCGTCTTCACGGCCCGGCCGGAAGATCCAAGCCATGGTTGAGCTGACACTGCTGGCTTTGGTTTTGCTGGGGCTTTCGCTGCGGCTGGTTTTGGTGTTGGCCCAAAGGGCGCAGCTGCGCTCGCAACCTCCGGCGGCACCGGCCGTCTGGCCGGGGGTGAGCGTCCTCAAGCCGGTGAAGGGTTTGGACCCGGACCTGGAGGAAAACCTCCGCAGCGTGTTCCGCCAGGACTACCCGCGCTTTGAGGTCATCATTGGCGCCCGGGACGCTTCCGATCCGGCGCTGGCGGTGGCCCGCAAGGTGGCGGCGGAGTTTCCCCACATCCCCTCCCGGGTGGTGGCGGATAGCCGCGAGGTGGGTCCTAACCCCAAGGTGGCCAACCTTGCCAACATGCTGCCCTACGCCTCCCATCCGGTGCTTCTGGTATCTGATTCCAACGTGCGGTTGCACCCGCAAACCCTCCGGGACATGGTGGCCCACCTGGAGCAACCGGGGGTGGGTCTGGTTTCCTCCCCCATCCGCGGCACTGGGGCTAAAAGCTGGGGTGGCCGGAGCGACGCGCTGCTTTTAAACACCTTCGTCATGGGTGGCACCGCCGCCATGCACCGCTTGTTTTCCGGGGTTTGCGTGGTGGGAAAGAGCATGATGTTGCGGAGAA
It encodes the following:
- a CDS encoding ceramide glucosyltransferase, with protein sequence MVELTLLALVLLGLSLRLVLVLAQRAQLRSQPPAAPAVWPGVSVLKPVKGLDPDLEENLRSVFRQDYPRFEVIIGARDASDPALAVARKVAAEFPHIPSRVVADSREVGPNPKVANLANMLPYASHPVLLVSDSNVRLHPQTLRDMVAHLEQPGVGLVSSPIRGTGAKSWGGRSDALLLNTFVMGGTAAMHRLFSGVCVVGKSMMLRRSTLEELGGFPFLAEFLAEDQVCGQEVAARGLGVVLASVPVHNVTGGASLGQVAGRYRRWAMIRRRMAPWGFCGEPLLFPLALASLALAFSPGALTAGVWIAAFFAQLLLSAWALRLVEEKEPWLRLAGLVLVAEHLAVVTWAWAWLARTVSWRGKSFSLGPRTHLAPQAGSLGRVAPSLGQA